In Lycium ferocissimum isolate CSIRO_LF1 chromosome 7, AGI_CSIRO_Lferr_CH_V1, whole genome shotgun sequence, the sequence AAGTTATTTTTGCAGCTTCTGCTACTCCATAAAACACTCATTTTTCTTAAAAGCTTTGGCCTAAAACCTCAACTCTTTAAATGAAGCACTCTTTTATTTATTAGAGTATGAACTTTCGGCTTCACAGAAACTCGACCGAACAGGCTATTAACCTATGATAGCACACGGTAGTCAAAGTTGCTAATTAACCCTTCTCACGGAGACTACTTGTAAATATTACGCTTCAATTCCAAACAAGTTCAGGTCGTCACAAACCTGAATAATAAAAGATAATTACATTACGCTGACCGCCAACATCAAAACTTGTCAATTCACGATGAATCCTCATAATACAGAACTAGGAAATAAAACACAAAAATAATGAAAGGCTAACGGTCaagtcaacatcataataggaggaTAAATTTGATATAATACAACTATTTTCCTTCTCTCTGTTCTAAAACAGAGCAAAAACAGAGCACTCAACATAGCAAAAAATGGTAGCTCTGTATCACAACCAATTTTATCTCTCTAAaatcctctctttctctctcttcatctCCGTCTTCTTCACCATATCTCATTCCGATGATCTCTCATCCCTtttagccttcaaatcgaaAGCTGATACGTCGAATTATCTCACTTCATGGTCTAAAAATGTGCCCTGTTCTTCATGGTTAGGCATTAAATGTCACCCCATTACTCATAGAGTCATAAAAATTGTACTCAATCACTTAAATCTCACAGGCTCAATATATCCATTAACCCATCTTACACAAATTCGTCATTTGAGTTTACACCATAATTCTCTCAATATGATACCGAATTTCGATTCTTGGCCTAATTTGAAACATGTTTATCTCTCACACAACAAATTTTCAGGTGAATTCCCCTCAGGGATTAACCATTTAAAGCGTCTCAGACGACTTGATTTGTCTTATAATGAGTTTTCAGGTGAGATACCGGTAATGGAGTTGGATCAGTTACCGCATTTGATGACTCTGTATCTTGAGTTTAATTCCTTTAGCGGATCACTTGGTGCTGATGAAACAAGAGCTGCTGTTTCACTTAAGGAGTTTAATATTTCTGGCAATGATTTTAGTGGAAAGATTCCAAATTGGTTGTCCAAATTTCCAGTGGCATCATTTTCAGGTAAAGTTAGAAAATGAGTGAGTTGGGTTAAATTTGAACTGGTCAAAACGGATAAAATTCTCGAATAATCAtgttatgtttatgtttttgaaaataactGCTAACTACTGTCATGGAATTTCAAATTTATAGGTGAAATTTCAGGATATTGTTATGCAGTTTCACTTATGAAATTTGACACTTTGTGATAATGGTTATTTTCTCAATTACAAGCCGGGAATATGGCTAGCCCGTCCTGTTCCTACAGTCGAAACTGGAACAAATTAATAAACGGGTCTTgatttgggtcaaatttgagCGGATCAAAATGGATATAATTCACAAGTACCCAATTTTTAGTTTATCTTATTGTGAATTAACCACTGTCATGAAGTTTCATTTTTACAGGTGAAACTTCAGAATATTTTCATAGAGTTTCACTTGTGCAAAATCTGAGATTTCGTGACAATGGCTATTTTCTCTATTACAAGGCTGAAAAATGGCTAGCCCAACTTGTAGAAGTCAAAATTGGTCAGTTAATAAACGGATCATCATTGAACCTGTTcaaataatgatgataatccTATGTAGAAACAACGTTTACTAACCACTTTTCGGTCCTGTCTTTGAAAATTAGCCACTGTCATGGATTTTTAAATTCCACAGGTCGAGTTTCACCTGTGGAAAATTCAAAGCTTCGTGACAGTTGATGTTTTTTCAATTACAAGGTTTGAAAAGAGGTTTTTATGAATTTTTCCCTAATCCTACCGGCATAACATGATTCcatatctctttcttttttagtttgcttttagaaagaaaaaaaaaaaaaaaaaaaaaagggtgaaaGCTAATGTATTTTTCTTACAGGAAACGTTCGCCTCTGTGGATATCCATTACGAACTATTTGCCCGAGTGAAACAGTGAGTAGTAATCCAACAGTGATGAGCACTCCTAATTCACAAGTCAACTTTTCTaatcaaaagaagaagaatttgagTTCAAACATGTTCCTCTTGATAGTCACAATTGATGCAATTGGTGTTATGATGACAGTTTTCGTAATAACATGTTGTTGTTATTacagaaagaaaaatcaagaaagagaaatttacacgttgaagaagaagaagaacaataatCAGGACACGAGTAGTTCAAGTTTGTACCATTCATTTGAATATGGTATCAAAAGAACAAGTGATCAATTTGTAACAATGGTTTGTTTTGAAGGGTGCAAAGGTTTTAACAAAGTTGATGATTTATTGAAGGCCTCAGCTGAAATGTTGGGAAAAGGGAGTGTTGGAACAAGTTACAaagtggctatattggataaTAATGGAGATGTTGTTGTGGTTAAAAGGGTaattgaaaagttgaagaaaatgaaggatGTTGATGGAATTTTGAGATTGATTGGTAATTTGAGACACATTAATGTTGTGTCACTTAGAGCTTATTATTCTTCAAAAGAGGAGTTGCTTCTTGTCTATGATTTTCTCCCCAGTGGAAGCCTACACAACCTCTTACATGGtaatttcttcatcttttctgtTCTCAATTCCAAaattcaaattatttagaaattaacttatatacattattagtaactatttgttgtttcttgtacttcaatTACCCTATTATTCTATTGtagtcatttttcctttttcccagAATGCTTtgtcatgcatgctttctttaGTATTTGCCGTGACTTCTtactttcattatttcttttccCGAACTGCTTTGAAACGCTTTTCCTTGAGCCAACGGTCaattggaaacagcctctctacctccacgaggtaggggtaaggtctcatacacactaccctccccaaactccacttgtggaattacattgggtatgttattcttgttgttgttgttatacatTATTATTAACTAACTTCTTATACTATCAGcgtaatttaacatattatagTAAGTTGTCTGCCTTATCTTTCAAATAACAAGTTACACTTATCATAATGAGTTACTTATAGTTATCTTTTAGGTGATCTGATAATGTAAAAGTTCCACAGGTAATCGTGGACCGGGAAGAACACCATTGGATTGGACTACAAGGCTAAAATATGCACTAGGAGCAGCAAAGGGACTTAGTTTCTTGCATAGCTACAACAAAACCAAGATTTGCCATGGGAAtttcacatcatcaaacatactAATTGATCACTATGGCAATGCTTGTATCTCTGATATATGTCTCCACTTGCTCTTACAAATGCCAAATTCATCAAACAATGGGTACACAGCACCAGAATTATCAACACAAAACACTATGAACACAAACCAAAACCCAAGAAAATTTTCTCAAAAGAGTGATGTTTATAGCTTTGGAGTGGTTTTGTTAGAGATTTTGACGGGGAAAATTGCAACAAGTGAAGGGGAAACAAGTTTGGCAAAATGGGTACAAAGGGTTGTGAACAAAGAATGGACTTGGGACGTGTTTGATTTTGAACTTGCAAGGTATAAAGAAATGGAAGATGAAATGGTTGCACTTTTAAAAGTGGCTATGGCTTGTTTGGTTTCATCTCCTAAAGATAGGCCAAAGATGATTGTTGTGGAGAAAATGATCGAAGACATCACGAAAAGAGAGAACAAATAGAGGAACGAGCCCATTATCCATCGAGTTTTGAATCGTGCGTCACTGACCCTCAAGAGAACAGGAAGAAAAATAGAGTTCTTTACTactaatttttctccttctattcACAATTTGAATTTGATTCTTGGTAGACAATTAGtcatgatgttttttttttttttttttttttccaatttttaccTAGAAATAATTTGGTAAAATACTATATCATTctttactatttttattttggttttcttgTATAAGCTACCCATTTCTTACAATAGTATTTGCCAATGagtgtaaaaataataatacatgGATCACATAATTGTTTTCTTCTTATTTGTGCACCTTGTCTGtcattattaattattatcAGACTCAGAGGAAGTCATTGTCACTGTTAAAAATGTCTCAAAAATCCAAACTCAAATGAAAGCAATAATATAAGGTAATAACTTTTATATGCTTCATATGTTTTTTCTTGAGGCGAAGGTCTTGGAAAGCAGTTCTCCCTACTCAAGATAAGTGTAGTCTCGCATACACTCTACCTTTCCTGCATTTACGTTGTGggattcactgggtatgttgttgttgttgtttgtaatATAAGGTAACAACTCTTCCAACTAGTCAAATGGTGTCTATATGTACTACTCTCCTTCAATTTACCCATTtaacctattttttttagtcCAAGTACAAAATGAATTAACTCTTTCTAATttgaaacaaattcactttatgaaataatttacaacctacacaaatattcaagacttattttgaaccacaaatttcaaaagtcttcactctttcttaaatatcgtgtccagtcaaatagattcacataaattgaaacggagggagtattatttatttTCCTACGGGTCTAACATTGCTTTTTTTGTTTGTCAAAAATAAATGGACAACTTAGCAAACTCCAAAGCTGACACTAACAATttttgtaatgaaaatgaaatattcaGTAGTGAAATTTGCTCGCGATGACGATCAGCCACCCGTTTATCTCTAATGACGATATCGCCGCCCAAAGGTTTAAAGTGCTTTTAATAGTAGTGACTATTTAGCTAGTATAATCTTTCTATCACCAAAGATATGGTCCAATTACAAAGATTCTTTCAtctttaataaaaaaaagtttcaagttTAATCTTTGAGATGGAGTTCGCTTTGATAAAAAGCGATAAAACACTCATAATAACCTTTTAACTATGCGAATTCGAATGAGGTGGGCTGTTCTAACCCTTCTGTCACCCATTTGGAGGAAAAAATTCAGATTTATCATCCTCGAAGTAATCAAAGAAATACAGAGTCCACTTTATAATTCGGTCCAAAAtgttctctctctccctctctctttttttttttttaattataaacatGGTTGAGCCAGAGATTGACTTGGGTACCACACATTAAGAAGTTGTACTAGTGTCGGTAGATTCTTGCAGTTGATCAACATAATTTTGTTTATCTCTTATAAACAAAATTGTGATacatttgtttcttttttctcaaaaagaaaatatacatGACGACATTAAACTAAGGCCTCGTTTGtccataaatattaaaaaaaaaaaaaatcactttttttttggaattttaagtTGGGAAATTGTGTTTgctattttttttgaaattgtagtttttggtgaaatgtagttgtaaaaaagtttttttg encodes:
- the LOC132065286 gene encoding probable leucine-rich repeat receptor-like protein kinase At1g68400, with protein sequence MVALYHNQFYLSKILSFSLFISVFFTISHSDDLSSLLAFKSKADTSNYLTSWSKNVPCSSWLGIKCHPITHRVIKIVLNHLNLTGSIYPLTHLTQIRHLSLHHNSLNMIPNFDSWPNLKHVYLSHNKFSGEFPSGINHLKRLRRLDLSYNEFSGEIPVMELDQLPHLMTLYLEFNSFSGSLGADETRAAVSLKEFNISGNDFSGKIPNWLSKFPVASFSGNVRLCGYPLRTICPSETVSSNPTVMSTPNSQVNFSNQKKKNLSSNMFLLIVTIDAIGVMMTVFVITCCCYYRKKNQEREIYTLKKKKNNNQDTSSSSLYHSFEYGIKRTSDQFVTMVCFEGCKGFNKVDDLLKASAEMLGKGSVGTSYKVAILDNNGDVVVVKRVIEKLKKMKDVDGILRLIGNLRHINVVSLRAYYSSKEELLLVYDFLPSGSLHNLLHGNRGPGRTPLDWTTRLKYALGAAKGLSFLHSYNKTKICHGNFTSSNILIDHYGNACISDICLHLLLQMPNSSNNGYTAPELSTQNTMNTNQNPRKFSQKSDVYSFGVVLLEILTGKIATSEGETSLAKWVQRVVNKEWTWDVFDFELARYKEMEDEMVALLKVAMACLVSSPKDRPKMIVVEKMIEDITKRENK